One Pseudoalteromonas sp. UG3-2 DNA window includes the following coding sequences:
- the tyrS gene encoding tyrosine--tRNA ligase yields MDLETAFAEISRGAEEILLQEELKEKLKSGKKLRIKAGFDPTAPDLHLGHTVLINKMKTFQDLGHEVIFLIGDFTGMIGDPTGKNVTRKPLTREDVLANAETYKEQVFKILDPAKTTIAFNSEWMEKIGAAGMIKLAARQTVARMLERDDFKKRYANGQSIAIHEFLYPLVQGWDSVALEADVELGGTDQRFNLLMGRELQKEEGQKPQTVLMMPLLEGTDGVQKMSKSLGNYIGITDKPNDMFGKVMSISDDLMWRYYELLSAKSLEEIAQLKEAVAGGRNPRDIKIEFAKEMIARFHSEAEAEAAHQDFIKRFQKNALPDDIPEVTVSIDGDSIFIAGLLKEAGLVASTSEAMRMIKQGAVKLNGEEKVTDSKLEVAKGSCEVYQVGKRKFAKVTVN; encoded by the coding sequence GTGGATTTAGAAACTGCATTTGCAGAGATTAGCCGTGGTGCAGAAGAGATTTTGTTACAAGAGGAACTGAAAGAAAAACTAAAGTCAGGTAAAAAACTGCGGATTAAGGCTGGTTTCGATCCAACCGCTCCAGATCTACATTTGGGCCACACGGTGCTTATCAATAAAATGAAAACCTTTCAGGACTTAGGTCATGAGGTGATTTTCTTAATTGGTGATTTTACCGGAATGATAGGCGACCCAACGGGAAAAAATGTCACCCGTAAACCACTTACTCGTGAAGACGTTCTAGCCAACGCTGAAACTTACAAAGAGCAAGTATTCAAAATTCTTGATCCGGCAAAAACCACCATTGCCTTTAACTCTGAATGGATGGAAAAAATCGGTGCTGCGGGGATGATTAAACTAGCTGCTCGTCAGACGGTTGCTCGTATGCTGGAACGGGATGACTTTAAAAAGCGCTATGCCAATGGTCAATCTATTGCCATCCATGAATTTTTATACCCGCTGGTACAAGGCTGGGATTCAGTGGCGTTAGAGGCCGATGTTGAGCTAGGGGGCACCGATCAACGCTTTAACCTACTGATGGGCCGTGAGCTGCAAAAAGAAGAAGGCCAAAAACCACAAACGGTACTTATGATGCCGCTGCTCGAGGGCACCGATGGCGTTCAAAAGATGTCGAAGTCTTTGGGCAATTACATTGGCATTACCGACAAACCGAATGACATGTTCGGTAAAGTGATGTCGATTTCTGATGACTTAATGTGGCGCTACTATGAGCTGCTGAGCGCTAAGTCGTTAGAAGAGATTGCGCAATTAAAAGAAGCCGTCGCTGGTGGCCGCAACCCTCGCGATATTAAGATTGAATTCGCAAAAGAAATGATTGCCCGTTTCCACAGTGAAGCCGAAGCAGAGGCGGCACATCAAGACTTTATTAAGCGTTTCCAAAAAAATGCTCTGCCAGATGATATCCCAGAAGTCACGGTAAGCATTGATGGCGACAGCATTTTCATCGCTGGTTTATTGAAAGAAGCAGGCCTGGTTGCCAGTACGTCTGAAGCCATGCGCATGATTAAGCAAGGCGCGGTAAAATTAAACGGCGAAGAAAAAGTCACAGATAGCAAACTTGAGGTGGCTAAAGGAAGCTGCGAAGTGTATCAGGTAGGCAAACGCAAATTTGCCAAGGTGACGGTTAACTAA
- a CDS encoding peptidoglycan DD-metalloendopeptidase family protein has protein sequence MVHVVHKLPKKHKMLIVGLLSAMVGIALIPSEKATASKDNDGKALEVGKRYELPVKISEKTEQLTELDAAPEVPVAAAPKQPEFQFKDHKVKSGDNLALIFKRAGYSAKTLHNLVNTNAETRKLTKIHPGEVLSFASNAEGELAQLKYVLSKTDTLFVTLNPDGQYHTKIESKEIETREKSAGGKINSSFWSAGISAGLSERQIMNFADIFGWDVDFANEIRKGDTFALIYESHYVDGEEIGTGKIVAAEFVNQGERYSAIRHTDGEFYTPEGRSMKKAFLRAPVNFKYISSSFNPRRLHPVTGRVSAHRGIDYAARVGTPVVSSGKGKVIKSGYNRLNGNYVFIQHGSKYITKYLHLHKRHVKTGQKVKQGQKIGTVGATGRVTGAHLHYEFLVNGVHRNPKTVELPKSVPLPKSELAKFKPIADTMLAKLQRNRELMLVANVKD, from the coding sequence ATGGTTCACGTTGTTCATAAGCTCCCCAAAAAGCATAAAATGCTTATCGTCGGCTTACTCTCTGCAATGGTCGGAATTGCCCTGATCCCATCCGAAAAAGCAACCGCATCGAAAGATAATGACGGTAAAGCCCTTGAAGTTGGGAAGCGTTACGAGCTGCCAGTAAAAATATCAGAAAAAACAGAGCAGCTTACTGAGTTAGATGCCGCGCCAGAGGTTCCTGTGGCTGCTGCACCGAAACAGCCTGAATTTCAGTTTAAAGATCATAAAGTCAAATCCGGTGATAACCTAGCTTTGATCTTTAAACGCGCAGGTTATTCTGCCAAAACGTTACACAATCTGGTCAATACCAACGCAGAAACGCGTAAGCTAACAAAAATTCATCCAGGAGAAGTACTCAGCTTCGCCAGCAATGCCGAAGGTGAATTAGCCCAATTAAAATACGTGCTTTCAAAAACAGACACCTTGTTTGTTACGCTTAATCCTGATGGCCAATACCATACTAAAATCGAAAGTAAAGAAATCGAAACCCGGGAAAAGTCAGCCGGCGGTAAAATCAACTCCAGTTTCTGGAGTGCTGGTATTTCAGCAGGCCTAAGCGAACGCCAGATCATGAACTTTGCTGATATCTTTGGTTGGGATGTCGACTTTGCCAATGAGATCAGAAAAGGCGATACCTTCGCGTTAATCTATGAAAGTCATTACGTTGATGGCGAAGAAATTGGCACCGGAAAAATAGTCGCCGCCGAGTTTGTTAACCAAGGCGAACGCTACAGCGCCATTCGCCATACCGACGGTGAGTTTTATACTCCGGAAGGTCGCAGCATGAAAAAAGCCTTCTTGCGGGCACCGGTTAACTTTAAATACATTAGTTCCAGCTTCAACCCGCGACGTCTTCACCCTGTTACAGGTCGGGTATCGGCACACCGAGGTATAGACTACGCAGCCCGTGTTGGCACGCCAGTGGTATCCTCTGGTAAAGGCAAGGTCATTAAGTCAGGTTACAACCGACTCAATGGTAATTACGTCTTTATTCAGCATGGCAGTAAATACATCACTAAGTATTTACACTTACACAAGCGCCATGTGAAGACGGGTCAAAAAGTCAAACAAGGGCAAAAGATTGGTACTGTTGGTGCTACAGGTCGAGTAACTGGCGCTCACTTACATTATGAGTTTTTAGTTAACGGCGTACACCGTAATCCAAAAACGGTGGAATTACCTAAATCAGTTCCTCTGCCTAAAAGCGAGCTGGCCAAGTTTAAGCCCATTGCAGATACCATGCTTGCCAAGCTACAACGCAACAGAGAGCTGATGTTAGTAGCAAACGTTAAAGACTAG